A region of the Synechococcus sp. PCC 7502 genome:
ATTTCTCTTCGCCAATTTTACCGAATTTAACTTGATCACTGGCGAGATGTTCATCTTCTATATCTAAAACCAGCCGCCGCATGGCAATGTCTGCTGCCACTTTGGTTTGACAGGCAAGACGAATATCTTGGGGAAATCCTAATTTTTGCGCCAATGTTTCCTCTAGGGGGTTTCGCGGAGCGCAATACTCCAAACCTTCGGTAATTAAAATGCGACAGGTAGAACAGCGAGCTCGACCACCACAGGCATGAGTATGGGCAATCCCCGCATCTAAAGAAGCTTGAAGAACGGTTTGATTTCTCCCAATCTCAAATACTTCTTCATCAGGTTGAATCTTAATTAGCGGCATTTTTCTAATCATTTTCTGATTTTGCGCACAGCATCACTTTCATCATAGATTTCCCCTACCAACTCTTCGAGCACATCTTCAAGAGCTACTAAACCCACAGTGCCACCATATTCATCGACAACGATCGCCAGATGCAATTGCTGTTTTAACATTTCCTTGAGCAAATCAGCCACCCGCTTAGTTTCAGGGATATAAACCGGTGCCACCATTGCTTCCGTAACCGAGACATTGCCGTGGGTTTTTAAGTGTTGCAAAGCCATTTTTAGGGTAATAATCCCCACAATTTGATCCTTGGAGTCTTCTTGCACAGGAATTCGAGAAAATCCAGTATTCAGACATAAACTAATTACATCCTCTAGGCTGGCATTATGGGCGATCGTCTGCATATCTAGGCGAGATTTAACCACACTTCTAACACTGAGGCGATCAAGAGCTAGGGCTTTATTTAAAATTTGTCCCTTATCTGAATCCAACTGTCCTTTACGGCTTAAAACTTCGATCAGTAGCTGTAAGTCCTGCATGGATTCGCCCCGATTTTGACTATTTACCCGCAGCACTTTGATTGCCCACTGGGAAATGCTATCAAAAAACACTAAAGCGGGAGTCATAAGGATTGAAAGCCCATATATAGGCTTAACCACTAGCTTAAAAATCGGGAAGGCATTATTAACGGCAATCAATTTTGGCGTAATTTCACCAAACACTAAAACTAGAATTGTCATTACCACAGTGGCAATGCCTAAGCCAGATTCTCCTAACCAAGCTAAAAATACATTTGTGGTTAAAACCGTGGCACCAATATTGACGATGTTATTGGAAATCAGCAAAGTTGTAATAAATCGGCTGCGATTCTCGATCACCATCATGAAAATGCCGCCTTTGTCACCCCGTTCTTGAATAAGCGATCGCAACTTGAAGTTATCTAAAGAAGTTATCGCAGTTTCTGAGGCTGAACACAATGCCGATGCGCCCAGTAAAATAATCAACCAAAATACGTCCCTAAATACGGTTGGTTCTGGGAAGGACAGTTGGGCAAAGGTGACGACAGATGAAATCACAATCGGTTAACGTAAAACTTCTTGCAGTTTATGCTGATTCCATAGTTTATTGTATAAATCTGAAGATTGCAGTAATTCCTGATGGGTTCCCGTAGCTGCTACTTTACCTTTATCCATCAAAATAACGCGATCGCAATTAGCCGCCGCCGCTAGTTGATGGGAAATAAAGATCACAGTTTTATGCTTCGGTAAATTTTCTAAAATTGTAGTTGCAGTTTGATTGTCCACACTGGAAAGGGCATCATCCAAGAGCAAAATCGGTGAATCTACTAATAAAGCTCTAGCCAAAGCCGTCCGTTGGCGTTGCCCTCCTGAAAGGGTGATCCCCCTTTCACCGACTAGGGTTTCATACTTCTGTGGAAAATTCAGAATTTCATTTTCAATCCCTGCTTGGCTGGCAAAATATTCCACCTCTGACATGGGGGCATCAGGTTTGCCGTAGCGAATATTATTGGACATGGTAGCACTAAAGAGAAAACTATCCTGCGGCACATAGTTGATAATTGCTCGCAGATCATCAAGTTTAATTGCCGTAATATCAATGCCATCAATGAATAACTGCCCCGATTCAATATCCAAAAGTCTAGGCAGAGCATTAGCTAAGGTTGACTTGCCCGATCCTACAGCCCCAATAATTGCCACGGTTTCGCCTGCAGCAATCTCAAAATTAATGTGATCCAAAGCGGGACTAGAAGCTTCAGGATAGGTA
Encoded here:
- a CDS encoding hemolysin family protein, which translates into the protein MISSVVTFAQLSFPEPTVFRDVFWLIILLGASALCSASETAITSLDNFKLRSLIQERGDKGGIFMMVIENRSRFITTLLISNNIVNIGATVLTTNVFLAWLGESGLGIATVVMTILVLVFGEITPKLIAVNNAFPIFKLVVKPIYGLSILMTPALVFFDSISQWAIKVLRVNSQNRGESMQDLQLLIEVLSRKGQLDSDKGQILNKALALDRLSVRSVVKSRLDMQTIAHNASLEDVISLCLNTGFSRIPVQEDSKDQIVGIITLKMALQHLKTHGNVSVTEAMVAPVYIPETKRVADLLKEMLKQQLHLAIVVDEYGGTVGLVALEDVLEELVGEIYDESDAVRKIRK